The DNA sequence CTTTGTCTTGGTCGACGAATTCACGAACCTCACCGGCGGCGCGGCCACCATCTTCGCGCGCGCCGGTGATGACTTTGTCAGAGTTACCACGTCGGTCAAGAAACAAGACGGAGCGCGCGCCATTGGTACGCTGCTCGAACGCAAGCACCCCGGCTATAGCAGGCTCATCGAAGGGCAATCCTATGTAGGTCGCGCAACCCTTTTCGGTCGCGAATACATGAACCAGTACACTCCGGTTCGCGATACTGCAGGGAAGGTCATTGCCGTGCTGTATGTCGGTTTCGACTACACCGACACCCAGCGGGAGCAGTTCGACGGCCTCTCGGCGTTCCGCATCGGCAATGGCGGCTCGCTCGCCGTCCTCGACGACGCCGGCCAATGGCTGGTCAAACCCGCTGGCGCTACCGATCTGGACGCTGTGACCCGAGCAGCGGAACACACCAACGCAGGGGAAGGCTTCGAGTGGGCACATGGCAACGAGACATTTGTAAGCATGGTCGCGCCTGGCAGGTCGTAGCCACGCTTCCTCAACGCCAGATCGATGAACTGGCCTGGAGCGTGGGCGGCCGCCTTGCGCTTGGCAGCCTGCTCGCGCTATTGCTGGCGGTCGCGGCGTCTATCGCCCTGCTGCGGCACAAGCTTCGCCCGCTGGCTCGCTTGGTCGATCAAGCCCAGGCGTTCGGCGAAGGGCGTCTCAGCGTTCGCATGGCGGTCGATCGGGACGACGAGATAGGCCTACTATCGTCCAGCTTCAACCGCATGGCCGAGTCATTGGGAGGGACCGTTTCGCAGGTTCGCGACTCATCCTCGAACGTGACCCGCCGCGCCGACCAGTTGAACACGCTTGCCGCCAACACTGAGCAGCGGACCGCCGAGCAATCGTCGCAGATCGACACAATGGTCAGTGCAATTGAAGAATTCAGCGCCACGGCGCAAAGCATCGCCGATAGCATGCAAAGAACCGAGCAGCTGACCACCGAAAACGTTGCTCAAACGCGCCGGGGAACCGAGTCGATGCGAGCGGCTTCAGAGGCGCTGTCACAGATTGCGCGCTCGCTCGGCACTACCGGCGATGTGGTCAATGGCCTTGGAGAGCGGTCCCAACAGATTGGCGGAATCATCGGA is a window from the Pseudomonas sp. MTM4 genome containing:
- a CDS encoding Cache 3/Cache 2 fusion domain-containing protein; translated protein: MADGTLALPPTSVVSGVQVQPTPGDNCFGAFPRPSVYARIAGEDICFVLESMMLGIRLGIAGQLGVALSAILAVVITGSSLFALRSLVQSTEQAHRQHLASEAQLLADQLATFHGTLKTSTQRLATLFERRFESGLTLDPATGGNEPSLYLDGERLNGNFVLVDEFTNLTGGAATIFARAGDDFVRVTTSVKKQDGARAIGTLLERKHPGYSRLIEGQSYVGRATLFGREYMNQYTPVRDTAGKVIAVLYVGFDYTDTQREQFDGLSAFRIGNGGSLAVLDDAGQWLVKPAGATDLDAVTRAAEHTNAGEGFEWAHGNETFVSMVAPGRS